The window CAGTATGAAATTGAAAAATCGAAGTGACTGAAAAAAAGTGCccccaccgagcctgcctggaGTTGAGTCATTTAGCTAATCTAATATACTCTTCTTGAGGTCAGTCCAAACGATAAAGGGTACCCCCGAGCCCTCTAACCAATGACGCCACTCCTTCAACGTTAACTTGACTGCCAGCAACTccctgttaccaatatcataattacGTTCGGCGGTAGACAAACGACAAGAGAAAAAAGCACAGGGATGCATTCTGTCGTCCGAAGCCGCACGCTGGGAAAgtaccgcacctacccccacctctgaagcgacgacctccaccacaaactgacaTGTGGGATCAGGGGCCACGAGAAACGGAGCCAAAACGAAGCGGCTCTTTAGGTTGGTGAATGCAGAATCGGCTGCGCTAGACCACCTGAACGTAGTCTTGGCGGAGGTCAAAGCGATCAGAGGCGaggctagttggctgaaattgCGAATGAAAcaccggtagaaattggcgaaccccagaaacctctgcagggccttgcaggaatctggggttggccaatccaccacagccttaaccttgtCGGGATCCATACACACTCCCTCGGACGAGATGATGTACCCCAAAAATGGAACCAACTGTGCATGAAAGACGCACTtttccgccttgacaaaaagcccattctctagcagcctctggaGCACCCGGCTGACCTGctgaacatgttcctggagagaagaagaaaaaaatctatatgtcgtccaggtagacatatatgaactgatctacCATATCTCTCAGCACGTCATTAAAGAGTGCCTGAAAGACCGCAGGGGAGTTGGACaacccgaagggcatgaccagatATTCGAAGTGGCCCCTGGGGTTATTaaatgcagtcttccactcatcccccttccgaATACGGACCAAATGGTAAGCGTTGCGTAAGTCCAATTTGGTAAAAATGGAAGCTCCCTGCAACTGCTCGAAGGCTGAAGACATCAACGGCAAaagataagtattctttaccgtgatattGTTCAGCCCTCGGTAGTCAATACACGGTCGCAGTagtccatccttcttacccatgAAAAAAACCCTGCCCCGGTGGGAGAAGAGGAAGGGCGgatgaaccccgctgctagagaatcagaaatatatttctccatggccTCCCTCTCAGGAGCAGACAATGAGTATaacttgcccttaggcggagacgtacctggcactagatctatagcacagtcatagggacgatgaggaggaagagaagcagtcctggacttactgaacacttccttcaggtcaaGATACTCCTTGATTTTCATCTGCTAGAACATGTTTGTAAATTGCTAATCGTACTAGAATaatgctaatcatgccagaaacatgctagtatcttgttaatcatgctagaatcatgatactaacttgctaatcatgctagtaacctgctaatcatactacatttatgctagtgacatgctaatcatgtcagaaacatgctagtaacatgttagaattATAATAGTATCTTGCTTATGTTTTTACCTTGCTAacaatgttagaatcatgttagtacattgctaatcatgttaaaatcatgctagtacctTGTTAATCATAATAGCAACATGATACAAACATGcaaaacatgctactaacttgttaatcatggtaacatgctagtaattccctagcaaccacccagagtaccttagcaaccacatagcaacaccctagcaaccaacccaggtaccttagcaaccactctagcaacaccctagcaacaacccaaagtaacttagcaaccacatagaaacaccctagcaaccacctgggTACCTTAAcatccacatagcaacaccctatcaaCCGCCCAGAGTATCCTAGCAACcaacccaggtaccctagcaaccaccctgggtacccctgcaaccacatagcaacaccctagcaatgctagcaacttgctaagtcatgctaacaacatgttaaaacatgttaacaaaaagCTTTGACCCTGTTTGCTTGCCATCTAGTGTCtaaacttcaagcttttgaaactacttatttaaaactactttaaactttttgtctaggctttttcaagccaagtTTGTCTACAAACCTTACTCATCTAGTTtctaaatgaaatatttatttgttaaagaatcctttACAAATAAACGGGAGATTCCAGACCAGGTTTGGTGAAACTACTCTAATTATTTCTGCCGTCAGGATCCTTCAGATCTCCATTAGTATCTTTATTAGCAGCTGCCTGTATTGTGCGGTGTGTTAGATAAGATTTTAACAATAATTGTAGTTCCACTGGATTGTAAACGTGATTATGGGCCTGTCCTGACCGTAAGTTCACAGGTAAAACAGAAGATCTCTATTAGATCGAAGAGCACAGTATATCAGCATCTGATAATTATTAGTTTAGCAATCAAAGATAAGCGCTGTAAAAACTTGAGCAAGGACAAACTGTTCTTAAAATACTACAACGCGTTCAGTACCAGAAATGATGCAGATAACACACGTGTAGGCCTGGGCGATATGGACAAAACATTATCATATGATTTTTCATATCAGTCAATATCGATAATTATATCCCAATAAAATAtagatctttatttatttatttcagtgaaagaTGTAAAAACCAGACCATTAATTGAGGTTCTAAACAGCTTTTTATTGTTGGATTCTTGAATTAGGATGCAGATGTAAATTTATGCTCATTATAAAAAACAGTAACATCTGTACAAAATGGTCATTTTTCATAAGGTGAAATTTAATTAATCTGACTTCCAGTTTTATTAAAGTTAATCATTGGTTTTCCATAGTAGCATGCATTTAAATCATGATAACCACAGTTAAAACCACATATAGCACCTCAATACCATGGTAAAAATATAACAATATGGTTTCTAGGCATTTGTTTGAAAAATAGTAGCCGAGATACACTTAGAATAAATGCACAAACGCTAAAGCTTAACTGCAAAATTACTGTAATTCTGTTTAATACGTCaacattaataatttaataaaataaacaattatattgAACATTTATCAAACTCTGGTTATCATTGTATTGACAAAATTATATCTGTATAATTATCATTGTTTTATTGCaaagtaattttatttctttatccCGTTAATACAtgctaatttaataaaataaacatcataTGGAACATTTATCAAACTCTTGTAATCATTGTATTGACAAAAATTATATCTGAATGTGCGCAGCTTCTGGTTTCATTTGGTTTTCATTCTCCagttattttaacagttttgcagACATAAACTgccatattatttaaatttattatcaTAACACATTGGTTTGTATAACAAATACTTTCACCACACTTTACTATTCCAGCATAGTGGCTAATGATCCAGAAGTCTTGCACATTTACTGAAAACAGTTAAATAAGGCAAACAGAGACAATCATGCCATTAAAAACAACCATTGTTATTAAATACgtaagtattatatatatatgtatatatacatggCAGAAAGACTTGAGTATATTATACAAATCCAATATCTGACGTCTTTAACGTTAAATGTTATCCATAAAataggaacttcatttggtcGCAGCCTCAATGTTCCATACAATCTATTGTATTCATACTTATTTCTTTTTCATAAATGCTGTCCTCTTCTTTGGTTTCCTTGTCGTTTGAGCAACATTTCCACACAGCTCGGATGATGGCGACTCCTGGGATGCTTAGACAGGGAATGCCAGCTAGGATGAAGATGATTGCGCTGATCCAGCTAGGATACGTCACTTCGTTAAGAGTTGGAAAATTGTCCTGTTAAGACAGAGAGGAGCTTAGTCTTCATATATTAGTACATCAACACCTCTCAAGTTGACCTCTGAACTCATTTTGCTTCCACTATGTATCTGTAAATTTAGTGTGAAATGTATGAAAATGTTTCTACCATGGGTTCAATAAATAAACcaatataacaatatatataacaaaagctgtttatttctctcaattctgtGATGCAATTCCTGATAATGTTGTCTCTTTGCACGAAGACCATAGAGGTATTTTTCTAGGCGTGTTCCCTGAACTATACCTGATTATATAGCTATTTTTTGTGTCCACTCCTGCCAgctcccgcaaacattctaatattgtatataatttttgcACTATCAATATGCAAAATGTATTCAACAGCTTTCAGCTACTATGGCAGAGAAAAATCGaatcatcacaaaaaaaaatcgaGCATCACAAATCAAATGATTGAGATCAGGATTTCAAATCGCGTGACACAAACTATTTGTTTgtgattggaacttcagagcaggttggcgaacggcttgatttaggtcggaacttcggagcgggttggtgaacggcttgatttaggtcagaacttcggagcgggttggtGAACGGCTTGATTTCGGTCGGAACTTCGTTGCCGGTTGTTGAACGGCTTAATTTAGGTCGGAACTTCGTAGCGGGTTGGCGAACGGCTTGATTTAGGTCAGAACTTCGGAGAGGGTTGTTGAACGGCTTAATTTAGGTCGGAACTTCGTAGCGGGTTGGCGAACGGCTTGATTTAGGTCAGAACTTCGTAGCGGGTTGGCGAACGGCTTGATTTAGGTCAGAACTTCGGAGAGGGTTGGCGAACGGCttgatttaggtcggaacttcggagcgggttggtGAACGGCTTGATTTCGGTCGGAACTTCGTTGCCGGTTGTTGAACGGCTTAATTTAGGTCGGAACTTCGTAGCGGGTTGGCGAACGGCTTGATTTAGGTCAGAACTTCGGAGAGGGTTGGCGAACGGCttgatttaggtcggaacttcggagcgggttggcgaacggcttgatttaggtcggaacttcggagcgggttgaacggcttgatttaggtcggaacttcGTAGCGGGTTGGTGAACGGCTTGATTTaggtcagaacttcggagcgggttggtgaacggcttgatttaggtcagaacttcggagcgggttggtgaacggcttgatttaggtcggaacttcggagcgggttggtgaacggcttgatttaggtcggaacttcGTAGCGGGTTGGTGAACGGCTTGATTTaggtcagaacttcggagcgggttggcgaacggcttgatttaggccggaacttcggagcgggttggtgaacggcttgatttaggtcggaacttcggagcgggttggcgaacggcttgatttaggccggaacttcggagcgggttggtgaacggcttgatttaggtcggaacttcggagcgggttgaacggcttgatttaggtcggaacttcGGAGAGGGTTGGCGAACTGCttgatttaggtcggaacttcggagcgggttgaacggcttgatttaggtcggaacttcagagcgggttgaacggcttgatttaggtcggaacttcGTAGCGGGTTGGTGAACGGCTTGAATTaggtcagaacttcggagcgggttggtgaacggcttgatttaggtcggaacttcGTAGCGGGTTGGTGAACGGCTTGATTTaggtcagaacttcggagcgggttggtgaacggcttgatttaggtcggaacttcGGAGAGGGTTGGCGAACTGATTGATTTaggtcagaacttcggagcaggttggTGAACGGCTTGATTTCGGTCGGAACTTCGTTGCCCGTTGTTGAACGGCttgatttaggtcggaacttcgtagcgggttggcgaacggcttgatttaggtcggaacttcggagagggttggcgaacggcttgatttaggtcggaacttcGGAGCTGGTTGGCGAACGGCTTAATTTaggtcggaacttcggagcgggttgaacggcttgatttaggtcggaacttcGTAGCGGGTTGGTGAACGGCTTGATTTaggtcagaacttcggagcgggttggtgaacggcttgatttaggtcggaacttcggagcgggttggtgaacggcttgatttaggtcggaacttcGTAGCGGGTTGGTGAACGGCTTGATTTaggtcagaacttcggagcgggatGGTGAACGCCttgatttaggtcggaacttcggagcgggttggcgaacggcttgatttaggtcggaacttcggagcgggttggcgaactgcttgatttaggtcggaacttcGTAGCGGGTTGGCGAACTGCttgatttaggtcggaacttcGTAGCGGGTTGGCGAACTGCttgatttaggtcggaacttcggagcgggttggcgaacggcttgatttaggtcagaactttggagcgggttggcGAACTGCttgatttaggtcggaacttcggagcgggttggcgaactgcttgatttaggtcggaacttcggagcgggttggcgaactgcttgatttaggtcagaactttggagcgggttggtgaacggcttgatttaggtcggaacttcggagcgggttggcgaacggcttgatttaggtcggaactttggagcgggttggcgaacggcttgatttaggtcggaactttggagcgggttggcgaacggcttgatttaggtcggaacttcGGAGAGGGTTGGCGAACTGCttgatttaggtcggaacttcggagcgggttggcgaacggcttgatttagatcggaacttcggagcgggttggcgaacggcttgatttaggtcggaacttcggagcgggttggcgaacggcttgatttaggtcggaacttcggagcgggttggcgaacggcttgatttaggtcggaacttcggagcgggttggcgaacggcttgatttaggtcggaacttcggagcaggttggCGAATGGCttgatttaggtcggaacttcTGAGAGGGTTGGCGAACGGCTTGGTTTAGGTCAGAACTTCGTAGCAGGTTGGTGAACTGCTTGATTTAGGTCAGAACTTTGGAGAGGGTTGGCGAACAGCTTGATTTAGGTCAGAACTTTGGAGAGGGTTGGCGAACGGCTTGATTTAGGTCAGAACTTTGGAGAGGGTTGGCGAACTGCTTAATTTAGGTCAGAACTTTGGAGAGGGTTGGCGAACGGCTTGATTTaggtcagaacttcggagcaggttggTGAACGGCTTGATTTCGGTCGGAACTTCGTTGCCCGTTGTTGAACGGCttgatttaggtcggaacttcgtagcgggttggcgaacggcttgatttaggtcggaacttcggagagggttggcgaacggcttgatttaggtcggaacttcGGAGCTGGTTGGCGAACGGCTTAATTTaggtcggaacttcggagcgggttgaacggcttgatttaggtcggaacttcGTAGCGGGTTGGTGAACGGCTTGATTTaggtcagaacttcggagcgggttggtgaacggcttgatttaggtcggaacttcggagcgggttggtgaacggcttgatttaggtcggaacttcGTAGCGGGTTGGTGAACGGCTTGATTTaggtcagaacttcggagcgggatGGTGAACGCCttgatttaggtcggaacttcggagcgggttggcgaacggcttgatttaggtcggaacttcggagcgggttggcgaactgcttgatttaggtcggaacttcGTAGCGGGTTGGCGAACTGCttgatttaggtcggaacttcGTAGCGGGTTGGCGAACTGCttgatttaggtcggaacttcggagcgggttggcgaacggcttgatttaggtcagaactttggagcgggttggtgaacggcttgatttaggtcggaacttcggagcgggttggcgaacggcttgatttaggtcggaactttggagcgggttggcgaacggcttgatttaggtcggaacttcGGAGAGGGTTGGCGAACTGCttgatttaggtcggaacttcggagcgggttggcgaacggcttgatttagatcggaacttcggagcgggttggcgaacggcttgatttaggtcggaacttcggagcgggttggcgaacggcttgatttaggtcggaacttcggagcgggttggcgaacggcttgatttaggtcggaacttcggagcgggttggcgaatggcttgatttaggtcggaacttcTGAGAGGGTTGGCGAACGGCTTGGTTTAGGTCAGAACTTCGTAGCAGGTTGGTGAACTGCTTGATTTAGGTCAGAACTTTGGAGAGGGTTGGCGAACAGCttgatttaggtcggaacttcGGAGAGGGTTGGCGAATGGCttgatttaggtcggaacttcGGAGAGGGTTGGCGAACAGCttgatttaggtcggaacttcGGAGAGGGTTGGCGAATGGCttgatttaggtcggaacttcggagcaggttggCGAATGGCttgatttaggtcggaacttcGGAGAGGGTTGGCGAACGGCTTGATTTAGGTCAGAACTTTGGAGAGGGTTGGCGAACGGCTTGATTTAGGTCAGAACTTTGGAGAGGGTTGGCGAACTGCTTGATTTAGGTCAGAACTTTGGAGAGGGTTGGCGAACGGCTTGATTTAGGTCAGAACTTTGGAGAGGGTTGGCGAACTGCTTGATTTAGGTCAGAACTTTGAAGAGGGTTGGCGAACGGCTTGATTTAGGTCAGAACTTTGGAGAGGGTTGGCGAACGACttgatttaggtcggaacttcggagcaggttggtgaacggcttgatttaggtcagaacttcggagcatgttGGAGAAAGGCTTAATTTAGGTAGGAACTTCAGAGCATGTTGGAGAAAGGCttgatttaggtcggaacttcAGAGCTGGTTGGCGAATGGCTTGATTTAGGCCGGAACTTCGGAATGGGTTGGTGAACGGCTTGATTTCGgtcagaactttggagcgggttggcAAATGGCTTGATTTCagtcggaacttcggagcggtttGGCGAATGGCTTGGCGAATGGCTTGATTTAGgccggaactttggagcgggttggcGAATGGTTTGATTTTAAGACTTCACCTCTTTCTGgcagttttatattattatttatatattagaaattaaataatttagaaatAAGATGAAAGTAGCAATGTAAAAATGTGTAGTATGTGCATATAGTCCCATGCATACCGATTCAGGGTCCCACACACTGTAGGTCAGCTCTTGGCTAACTTTAGTGACAAAGTAGAAGATCAGAATGACCAGGATGATGATGGGGCTGAGGAACCGCCACGTTATCTGCCAGAAGATGTTGGGCTTGTGTCCCACCATGAACTCAAGGTCCCTGTTAAACCTGGAGAATAAAGAGTGAAAGCTTGCTTTAAAACATCTGAAGCAAACATCTATCCAAACACAAGCTGTTACCATTTATTGCATGAATCAGAACAGaaactggaaaaaaataaacataaatggtTTTAATTTCATGTTGGCTTTTACCTGTCAATCCCATAGACGTAAACCACAGCGATCAGCTCGCAGAGGGCAATTACCAGCAGAGGAATAGAGCCGGCATAGCCGTCAAACAGAGCCAACCAGTAGTTACCAGACGACTGGACGAATACAAGCGCCGCCACGAAGGAAATGACACACGTCAGACCTGAAAAACACCAGCAGGTCAACAGATGTTCTTTTGTTGTAATTGGAATCCATTTGTTTTGATCTGTTTACCAGTGAAGATTTCTTTAGGCCACTTTTTTGGGAGCAGGTTGAGGTCCTGCAGGGGCACCACGACTCCTTCGATATTCCCGAACATGGTGGACAATCCCAAACAGAAGAGCATGATGAAGAACAGCACTGACCACAGAGGAGAGATAGGCATCTTAGTGATGGCCTCAGTGAACACGATGAAGGCCAGACCGGTTCCCTCGACTCCCTGAAACCAAACGCAGGTCATATGTTCATCTGGAGATCTTTACTTAGATTTTGGAAGATTTGTATTGAACATGGAAGATTAGTAATGTGTGGTTTGTGCAGTACCTCGCTGAGGAGCGTCTGCATGTCGCAGGTCTTCAACTGGAGCTCCTGAAAGATGGCTGGTGCCGTGCTGTTGAGATGCTGAATGTAACTGTCGTAGTTGCTCTCAGTGATGTTTCCCTCCGGAAGATCGAACGTGTTCATCAGCGTCAGGATGTTACTGTCAAGAAAGTATAGTACATAGAGGTGACGCTTCTGTTCtcaaacatttggggtcagtaagagtttcTGAAAGTCTCTTCTAATCAAAAATACagggaaatattattacaattttaaatagctgttttctgtgtgaatatattgtaaaatgtaattatgtTGACTTGAGAAAGCCAGCTTACTGATCtgctatttaaacttcttctgagactaacatttctagaaacatgctaccatactagcaacatgctagtaaatcgctaatcacactagaaacataataacaacatgctagcaacatgctaatcatgttaaaacctgCCAactacatgttaataatgctaacaacatgctgatcatgctaaaaacattttaacattatgCATATAATGTTAAactaccaacatgctagtaacttgttaatcgtgtaaagaacattctaacaacatgctagtaacttattgATCATACTAAAAACATGCCAAGaacatgttaactacatgttaatcatgctaacaacatgctaatcatgttagcaacaaaCGAGTATCTGTCTATCGCTAATATTTCTAATCTATccttaaaactactttaaatttcaaactacttaaaactgaaaaccttcaaacttcccctgctgaaaaaaacagctaaaaccagcctaggatggttggctggttttagttgcTAAAGCCAGGCTGgttaggctggtcttagctggtcaggctgggagaccagctaaaaccagctacttccagcttaaatcagctaagaccagccaaccagcctagactggttttagctgtttgtttttttttcagcaggctcTAGCTTTTAAAACTTCTTGTTTTagatttctcaagccaacttcaaagtttgtcttcaactttttttatctagtttattcctgtgatcgaagctgaatttttagcatcattactccagtcttcagtgccttcagaaatcattatctTATGCtgtgctgctcaataaacatttctgattattataaatgttgaaaacagttgtgctgcccaatatttttgtccaACCCTAAGGACGTACTGTACCTCTCCAGACATGTGTCGTACTTCTCCGTAGCTCTGAAGCCGATGATGGAGTAAATGACGGTTGCGGAGTAGACGGACGTCAGACCGTTGATGATGGATATGGTGACGGCATCTTGCTCACAGTTATTGCTGatggaaaaataataattttacacaAAGTAACAACAACATAAGCTGCAGTATGTGAGTTcttttccaaaacctagtgagctgcctacataCAGTGGTGTGTACATAAAGTGTTGGCCCCcccgttaaaacataactgtggtttctcacacctgagttcagtttctctagccacagccaggcctgattactgccacacctgttcgcaatcaagaaatcacttaaataggacctgcctgacaaagtgaagtagaccaaaagatcctcaaaagctacacatcatgttgagatccaaagaaattcaatggcaaatgagaaagaaattgagatctatcagtctggaaaatgttataaagccatttctaaagctttgggtctccagcgaaccacagtgagagccattatccacaaatggtgaaaacatggaacagtggtgaaccttcccaggagtggtcagccaaccaaaattaccccaagagtgcggcgacgactcatccaagaggtcaaaaaagaccccacaacaacatctaaagaactgcaggcctctcttgccttagttaaggtcagtgttcatgactccaccacaAGAAatagactgggcaaaaatggcctgcatggcagagttccaagacgaaaaccgctgctgagcaaaaagaacataaggGCTCGTTTCAGTTTTGActgaacacatcttgatgatccccaagacttttgggaaaatattctgtggactgacgaaacaaaagttgaactttttggaaggtgtgtgtcccgttacatctggcgtaaaagtaacagcatttcagaaaaagaacatcataccaacaataaaatatggtggtgatattgtgatggtctgggggtgtttttctgcttctggacctggaagacttgctgtgataaatggaaccatgaattctgctgtctaccaaaaaatcctgaaggacaatgtctggccatctgttggtgacctcaagctgaagcgaacttgggttctgcagcaggacaatgatccaaaacacaccagcaaatcgacctctgaatggctgaagaaaaacaaaatgaagactttggagtggcctagtcaaagtcctgacctgaatcctattgagatgctgtggcatgaacttaaaaaggcagttcatgctgGAAatccctc of the Garra rufa chromosome 17, GarRuf1.0, whole genome shotgun sequence genome contains:
- the LOC141289230 gene encoding sodium-dependent neutral amino acid transporter B(0)AT1-like, translating into MRLKLKLPNPGLDDRIPSHEELEKLEVEEAGERLQWDNKTQYMLTCVGFCVGLGNVWRFPYLCQSHGGGAFMIPFLILLVLEGIPLLHLEFAVGQRLRKGSVGVWRSINPHLTGVGIASMLASFIVGMYYNTIMAWVMWYFFNSLQDPLPWSQCPVNANRTDLEPECAHSSPVDYFWYRETLNSSAAIEDSGGLQWWLVLCLFCAWTVLYVCCIRGIETTGKAVYITSTLPYLVLTIFLIRALTLKGSVNGIKFLFTPDVNELINPTTWLDAGAQVLFSFSLAFGGLISFSSYNSVHNNCEQDAVTISIINGLTSVYSATVIYSIIGFRATEKYDTCLESNILTLMNTFDLPEGNITESNYDSYIQHLNSTAPAIFQELQLKTCDMQTLLSEGVEGTGLAFIVFTEAITKMPISPLWSVLFFIMLFCLGLSTMFGNIEGVVVPLQDLNLLPKKWPKEIFTGLTCVISFVAALVFVQSSGNYWLALFDGYAGSIPLLVIALCELIAVVYVYGIDRFNRDLEFMVGHKPNIFWQITWRFLSPIIILVILIFYFVTKVSQELTYSVWDPESDNFPTLNEVTYPSWISAIIFILAGIPCLSIPGVAIIRAVWKCCSNDKETKEEDSIYEKEISMNTIDCMEH